A single window of Streptomyces sp. NBC_00464 DNA harbors:
- a CDS encoding ABC transporter ATP-binding protein gives MKPDEPTWTPPPRDAAQPPAELRRILRLFHPYRGRLAVVGLLVGASSLVSVASPFLLREILDTAIPQGRTGLLSLLALGMILTAVMNSVFGVLQTLISTTVGQRVMHDLRTAVYTQLQRMPLAFFTKTRTGEVQSRIANDIGGMQATVTSTATSLVSNLTAVIATVVAMLALDWRLTVVSLLLLPVFVWISRRVGRERKKITTQRQKQMAAMAATVTESLSVSGILLGRTMGRSDSLTKGFAEESERLVDLEVRSSMAGRWRMSTIGIVMAAMPAVIYWAAGIALQSGGPDVSIGTLVAFVSLQQGLFRPAVSLLSTGVQMQTSLALFQRIFEYLDLTVDITEPEKPVRLEKIRGEIRFENVDFSYDEKSGPTLSGIDVTVPAGASLAVVGPTGSGKSTLSYLVPRLYDVTGGRVTLDGVDVRELDFDTLARAVGVVSQETYLFHASVAENLRFAKPDATDEEIEAAARAAQIHDHIASLPDGYDTLVGERGYRFSGGEKQRLAIARTILRDPPVLILDEATSALDTRTEFAVQEAIDALSAGRTTITIAHRLSTVRDADQIVVLDGGRTAERGSHEELLQQDGRYAALVRRDDTRLAAPVPG, from the coding sequence ATGAAACCCGACGAACCCACGTGGACACCCCCGCCCCGGGACGCCGCCCAGCCGCCTGCCGAGCTGCGCCGCATCCTCCGCCTCTTCCACCCCTACCGTGGCCGCCTCGCGGTGGTCGGACTGCTCGTCGGCGCCTCGTCGCTGGTGTCGGTCGCCTCCCCGTTCCTGCTGCGCGAGATCCTGGACACTGCTATCCCGCAGGGGCGGACCGGGCTGCTCTCGCTGCTTGCTCTCGGCATGATCCTCACCGCGGTGATGAACAGCGTCTTCGGCGTGCTGCAGACCCTCATCTCCACCACCGTCGGCCAGCGGGTCATGCACGACCTGCGCACCGCCGTCTATACGCAGCTCCAGCGGATGCCGCTCGCCTTCTTCACCAAGACCCGGACGGGCGAGGTCCAGTCCCGGATCGCCAACGACATCGGCGGGATGCAGGCCACCGTCACCTCGACGGCCACCTCGCTGGTCTCCAACCTCACCGCGGTCATCGCCACGGTCGTCGCCATGCTGGCGCTCGACTGGCGGCTCACCGTCGTCTCGCTCCTCCTGCTGCCCGTCTTCGTCTGGATCAGCCGCCGGGTCGGCCGCGAGCGCAAGAAGATCACCACCCAGCGCCAGAAGCAGATGGCCGCCATGGCGGCCACGGTCACCGAATCGCTCTCCGTCAGCGGCATCCTGCTCGGCCGCACCATGGGCCGCTCCGACTCGCTCACCAAGGGCTTCGCCGAGGAATCCGAGCGGCTGGTCGACCTCGAAGTGCGCTCCAGCATGGCCGGACGCTGGCGGATGTCGACGATCGGCATCGTGATGGCCGCCATGCCGGCCGTCATCTACTGGGCCGCGGGCATCGCACTGCAGTCCGGCGGTCCGGACGTGTCGATCGGCACGCTCGTGGCCTTCGTCTCGCTCCAGCAGGGCCTGTTCCGGCCCGCCGTGAGCCTGCTCTCCACCGGGGTGCAGATGCAGACGTCCCTCGCGCTCTTCCAGCGGATCTTCGAATACCTCGACCTCACGGTGGACATCACCGAGCCGGAGAAGCCGGTGCGCCTGGAGAAGATCCGTGGTGAGATCCGCTTCGAGAACGTCGACTTCAGCTACGACGAGAAGAGCGGTCCGACCCTCAGCGGCATCGACGTGACCGTGCCCGCAGGCGCCAGTCTGGCCGTCGTCGGTCCCACCGGCTCAGGCAAGTCCACCCTCAGCTATCTGGTGCCGAGGCTCTACGACGTCACCGGCGGCCGTGTCACGCTCGACGGGGTCGACGTGCGCGAGCTGGACTTCGACACCCTCGCCAGGGCGGTCGGCGTGGTCTCCCAGGAGACGTACCTCTTCCATGCCTCGGTCGCCGAGAACCTGCGCTTCGCCAAGCCGGACGCGACCGACGAGGAGATCGAGGCGGCGGCCCGCGCCGCACAGATCCACGATCACATCGCCTCGCTGCCCGACGGCTACGACACCCTCGTCGGCGAACGCGGCTACCGCTTCTCCGGAGGTGAGAAGCAGCGCCTGGCCATTGCCCGCACGATCCTGCGCGACCCGCCGGTGCTGATCCTCGACGAGGCGACGAGCGCCCTCGACACCCGTACGGAATTCGCCGTGCAGGAGGCGATCGACGCGCTCTCGGCAGGACGGACGACGATCACCATCGCCCACCGGCTCTCCACCGTGCGCGACGCCGACCAGATCGTCGTCCTCGACGGCGGCCGCACCGCGGAGCGCGGCAGCCATGAGGAACTGCTCCAGCAGGACGGGCGATACGCCGCCCTGGTCCGCAGGGACGACACCCGGCTCGCTGCCCCCGTGCCGGGCTGA
- the mltG gene encoding endolytic transglycosylase MltG, producing MVNESPDSRPHRRIRPTRRGRLLLLIAAVLVLGVAAAVLVPLLTRESKTVEQARSLVIPEGWRASQVYAAADKALREPAGTTEKAVAAADLPLPAEAKGNPEGYLFPATYPVTSGTTPKSLLRYMVDTARSRFGADHITAGAQRNNVTVYQTVTIASVVQAEADTAPDMGKVARVIHNRLDRGMPLQMDSTLNYALNRSTLDTTTGDTKIDSPYNSYEHKGLPPTPIGNPGEQAMVAAISPTPGPWLYFVTVAPGDTRFTDDYAEQQRNVAEFNRNRRSAGTG from the coding sequence ATGGTGAACGAGTCCCCGGACAGCCGTCCCCACCGCAGGATCCGTCCGACCCGGCGTGGTCGTCTGCTGCTGCTCATCGCCGCCGTGCTCGTACTCGGGGTGGCCGCCGCCGTGCTCGTACCGCTGTTGACCAGGGAGTCGAAGACCGTCGAACAGGCTCGCTCCCTGGTGATTCCGGAGGGATGGCGGGCCTCGCAGGTGTACGCCGCCGCCGACAAGGCCCTGCGCGAACCCGCCGGCACCACGGAGAAGGCCGTCGCGGCGGCGGACCTGCCGCTGCCGGCCGAGGCGAAGGGCAACCCCGAGGGCTACCTCTTCCCGGCGACGTACCCCGTCACCTCGGGCACGACCCCGAAGAGCCTGCTGCGCTACATGGTCGACACGGCACGGAGCCGCTTCGGCGCGGACCACATCACGGCCGGAGCGCAGCGCAACAACGTCACCGTGTACCAGACGGTGACGATCGCCAGTGTTGTCCAGGCCGAGGCGGACACCGCGCCCGATATGGGAAAGGTGGCCCGGGTCATCCACAACCGGCTCGACCGCGGCATGCCCCTCCAGATGGACTCCACGCTCAACTACGCGTTGAACCGCAGCACTCTGGACACCACCACGGGCGACACGAAGATCGACAGTCCGTACAACAGCTACGAACACAAGGGACTCCCGCCCACCCCCATCGGCAACCCCGGTGAGCAGGCGATGGTGGCAGCGATCAGCCCCACCCCCGGCCCCTGGCTGTACTTCGTCACGGTCGCGCCCGGCGACACCCGCTTCACCGACGACTACGCGGAGCAACAGCGCAACGTGGCCGAGTTCAACCGCAACCGCCGCAGCGCGGGCACCGGCTGA
- a CDS encoding NAD(P)-binding domain-containing protein encodes MHSVDVVVIGAGQAGLSSAYHLRRSGLEPDRDFVVLDHAPRPGGAWQFRWPSLTYGKVHGMHALPGMELTGADDSRPSAEVIGEYFDTYERTFGLRVHRPVEVSAVREGEGGRLLVETSEGTYAARALINATGTWDRPFWPRYPGQETFRGRQLHTANYPGPAEFAGQRVVVVGGGASGTQHLMEIAEVAADTYWVTRRPPVFREGPFGADEGRAAVALVEERVRLGLPPQSVVSVTGLPVTDAVRRARESGVLDRLPMFDRITPTGVAWDDGRTVEADVILWATGFRAVVDHLAPLRLREPGGGIRVEGTQAVRDERVHLVGYGPSASTIGANRAGRAAVRAIGRLLERTESAAEGALSVSA; translated from the coding sequence GTGCACTCAGTGGATGTCGTGGTGATCGGCGCCGGACAGGCAGGGCTGTCCAGCGCCTACCATCTGCGTCGCAGCGGCCTGGAACCGGACCGCGATTTCGTGGTCCTCGACCACGCCCCGCGCCCAGGCGGCGCCTGGCAGTTCCGCTGGCCCTCGTTGACGTACGGCAAGGTGCACGGCATGCACGCCCTGCCCGGCATGGAGCTGACGGGTGCCGACGACAGCCGGCCCTCGGCGGAGGTGATCGGGGAGTACTTCGACACGTACGAGCGCACCTTCGGTCTGCGCGTGCACCGGCCGGTCGAGGTGAGCGCGGTGCGTGAGGGTGAAGGCGGGCGGCTGCTCGTCGAGACGTCCGAGGGCACGTACGCGGCGCGGGCCCTGATCAATGCCACGGGGACCTGGGACCGGCCGTTCTGGCCGCGCTACCCGGGCCAGGAGACCTTCCGCGGGCGGCAGCTGCACACGGCGAACTACCCGGGGCCCGCCGAGTTCGCCGGGCAGCGGGTGGTCGTGGTGGGCGGTGGGGCCTCCGGGACGCAGCATCTGATGGAGATCGCCGAAGTGGCTGCGGACACCTACTGGGTGACGCGTCGGCCGCCGGTGTTCCGAGAGGGTCCGTTCGGTGCGGACGAGGGCCGGGCGGCCGTGGCCCTGGTGGAGGAGCGGGTGCGGCTCGGGCTGCCGCCGCAGAGCGTCGTGAGCGTCACCGGGCTGCCGGTCACCGACGCCGTCCGGCGCGCCCGTGAGTCAGGGGTGCTCGACCGGCTGCCCATGTTCGACCGGATCACCCCGACCGGCGTGGCCTGGGACGACGGTCGCACCGTCGAGGCGGATGTCATCCTCTGGGCGACGGGGTTCCGGGCCGTGGTCGACCATCTCGCCCCGCTGAGGCTTCGTGAGCCCGGCGGCGGGATCCGGGTCGAGGGGACGCAGGCCGTGCGCGACGAGCGCGTCCATCTCGTCGGGTACGGACCGTCCGCCAGTACCATCGGCGCGAACCGGGCCGGCCGCGCCGCCGTGCGCGCGATCGGCCGGCTGCTTGAGCGCACCGAGTCCGCTGCGGAGGGGGCCCTGTCCGTGTCCGCGTGA
- a CDS encoding secondary thiamine-phosphate synthase enzyme YjbQ: protein MSSAFTTTVLHITTGTTETVTDLTSDCEQFLNRTAAGRDGLLNIFVPHATAGIAVLETGAGSDDDLLSALHALLPADDRWQHRHGSPGHGRDHVLPAFVPPHATLPVIAGRLELGTWQSVCLVDTNIAKDNRQVRLSFLG from the coding sequence ATGTCCTCCGCCTTCACCACCACAGTCCTGCACATCACCACGGGTACGACGGAGACCGTCACCGACCTGACATCCGACTGCGAGCAGTTCCTCAACCGGACGGCCGCGGGCCGCGACGGCCTTCTCAACATCTTCGTCCCCCACGCGACCGCCGGCATCGCCGTCCTGGAGACCGGCGCGGGCAGTGACGACGACCTGCTCTCGGCCCTCCACGCCCTGCTCCCCGCCGACGACCGCTGGCAACACCGCCACGGCAGCCCTGGCCACGGCCGCGACCATGTACTTCCGGCCTTCGTCCCGCCGCACGCGACGCTTCCTGTGATCGCGGGGCGACTGGAGCTGGGGACGTGGCAGTCGGTGTGCCTGGTGGACACGAACATTGCTAAAGACAACCGTCAGGTTCGTCTGAGCTTCCTGGGCTGA
- a CDS encoding recombinase family protein, with the protein MRGTDLNAIERPYDGCGKCLLGVRRLSRVKLATSSPERQRENVLTAAASVGAHIIGWADDWEVSGATDPVTRPSLGPWLRDEKGPYDGLVAAAVDRLGRNVVDCLNTGYKMRDEKKMLVTYGHDGAWNLDDPADENRFTMEAWGAQMELRAIQRRNRDATVKTRAAGRPKGKPSYGFQYVRKVMGGRIDQVELHPHASEVLRNVARRILADPDNVTCSSEAARLNRAGEPSPADHLAVMYGKPTGGRPWSPQSLKNILLSEATLGYLMHRNKPVLGRGDGHPVRLCEGLWDRTTHEALRSTILSRKAPWTRRSNREYLLTTIALCGQCHTRLYTQTSKDAPPRYTCTARNKGWLQARHCRPAPLINAHLLDAYVEEWFLRELGDGVIYETVYDPGNGVAERVAENRASRERLRADRDAGLYDAPDDAVWFRDRYAALGRELAALEAEPRRAPGMVRRPTGETVADRWFRAADVQARKEILIDFGVRVTLFPASAPVRWVPGFIHGPEQDPMALL; encoded by the coding sequence ATGCGCGGTACGGACCTCAATGCGATCGAACGACCCTACGACGGATGCGGCAAGTGCCTGCTCGGAGTGCGGCGACTGTCGCGCGTGAAGCTGGCGACGTCTTCGCCTGAGCGCCAGCGCGAGAACGTGCTCACGGCCGCCGCCTCCGTCGGGGCGCACATCATCGGCTGGGCGGACGACTGGGAGGTCTCCGGAGCCACCGATCCCGTGACCCGCCCCAGCCTGGGCCCGTGGCTCCGCGACGAGAAGGGCCCGTACGACGGCTTGGTCGCCGCAGCGGTGGACCGGCTCGGCCGCAACGTCGTCGACTGCCTGAACACCGGCTACAAGATGCGGGACGAGAAGAAGATGCTCGTCACGTACGGGCACGACGGAGCCTGGAACCTCGACGACCCCGCCGACGAGAACCGTTTCACCATGGAGGCATGGGGCGCGCAGATGGAACTGCGCGCGATCCAGCGCAGGAACCGTGACGCCACCGTCAAGACCCGTGCCGCCGGCCGCCCGAAGGGCAAGCCGTCGTACGGCTTCCAGTACGTGCGGAAGGTGATGGGAGGGAGGATCGATCAGGTCGAACTGCACCCGCATGCCTCGGAAGTGCTGCGGAACGTCGCCCGTCGCATCCTGGCCGATCCGGACAACGTCACCTGCAGCAGTGAGGCCGCGCGTCTCAACCGTGCCGGGGAACCGTCACCCGCGGATCACCTGGCCGTGATGTACGGCAAGCCGACAGGTGGACGGCCGTGGTCGCCGCAGAGCCTGAAGAACATCCTTCTGTCGGAAGCCACCCTCGGGTACCTGATGCACCGCAACAAGCCCGTCCTCGGCAGGGGGGACGGTCACCCCGTACGGCTCTGCGAGGGGCTGTGGGACCGGACCACACACGAGGCGCTCAGGAGCACCATCCTCTCCCGGAAGGCTCCCTGGACCCGCCGCTCCAACCGCGAATACCTGCTGACCACGATCGCCCTGTGCGGGCAGTGCCATACGCGGCTCTACACCCAGACGTCGAAGGACGCCCCACCGCGCTACACGTGTACGGCGCGGAACAAGGGCTGGCTTCAGGCGCGGCACTGCCGGCCCGCGCCCCTCATCAACGCTCATCTTCTGGACGCCTACGTCGAGGAGTGGTTCCTCCGAGAGTTGGGTGACGGCGTGATCTACGAGACGGTGTACGACCCGGGTAACGGCGTCGCCGAGCGCGTGGCGGAGAACCGGGCCAGCCGTGAACGGCTGCGAGCCGACCGTGACGCCGGGCTGTACGACGCCCCGGACGACGCGGTGTGGTTCCGGGACCGATACGCCGCTTTGGGACGGGAGTTGGCCGCTCTCGAGGCTGAGCCGAGGCGGGCGCCCGGCATGGTCCGGCGGCCGACTGGCGAGACGGTTGCTGACCGTTGGTTCCGTGCTGCGGATGTGCAGGCGCGAAAGGAAATCCTGATCGACTTCGGTGTACGGGTGACGCTCTTCCCGGCCAGTGCTCCCGTTCGCTGGGTGCCCGGCTTCATTCACGGCCCCGAACAGGACCCGATGGCCCTGCTTTAG
- a CDS encoding DNA-binding protein, translated as MNAVVRAGSLGDDTDTVVVPARIHGRILFVPVPRRVVLASGIAGLAATAMPAATPAAATELADMGSPFEHFAQLRRVMIQTDNLIGPRHVLPALQQHLVSLATRRRAARGTDAIKLLALETRYEELAGWFAQDIGDERTAHGHTAKALDASHITGDTDLTAYILGRKAQLAVDTGHPADALGLAAAARRTARPGSRLEVIAVLHEAHAHAVLGEGGEAHRAYDTALALLGRAGSDGVWGSWLDAAYISTARARSLAALGEYEQAASGFDSALAVLPPTYRRDRGVYLARAARAHAGTGNVTLAARIGGQAVGIAAETGSARIFGQLDRLDQTLAPATGEDGVAEFRASLDRIVLHPA; from the coding sequence ATGAACGCGGTCGTGCGGGCAGGCTCGCTTGGAGACGACACGGACACGGTCGTCGTCCCCGCCCGCATCCACGGAAGGATCCTCTTCGTGCCCGTGCCCCGCCGCGTTGTTCTCGCCTCAGGGATCGCCGGCCTGGCTGCGACAGCCATGCCGGCCGCGACGCCGGCGGCTGCCACCGAACTCGCCGACATGGGGTCTCCCTTCGAGCACTTCGCGCAACTCCGCCGGGTCATGATCCAGACCGACAACCTCATCGGCCCCCGGCACGTGTTGCCCGCCCTGCAACAACACCTCGTCTCCCTTGCCACAAGACGCCGAGCCGCTCGTGGCACCGACGCCATCAAGCTTCTCGCCCTGGAAACGCGATACGAAGAGCTGGCAGGCTGGTTCGCCCAGGACATCGGCGACGAGCGCACCGCCCACGGCCACACTGCGAAAGCACTTGACGCTTCCCACATCACCGGCGACACCGATCTCACCGCGTACATCCTCGGCCGTAAGGCCCAGCTCGCTGTCGACACCGGTCATCCTGCCGACGCTCTCGGCCTCGCCGCAGCCGCCCGACGCACCGCCCGGCCCGGGAGCCGCCTCGAAGTCATCGCCGTTCTGCACGAGGCCCACGCGCATGCCGTACTCGGTGAAGGCGGTGAAGCCCACAGGGCGTACGACACCGCGCTTGCTCTTCTCGGTCGCGCGGGCTCCGATGGCGTCTGGGGTTCCTGGCTCGATGCGGCGTACATCAGCACCGCCCGAGCCCGCTCCCTCGCCGCACTCGGCGAGTATGAGCAGGCCGCATCAGGCTTCGATAGCGCCCTCGCAGTGCTCCCGCCCACATATCGACGGGACCGCGGTGTCTACCTCGCGCGCGCTGCACGCGCCCACGCGGGCACAGGCAACGTAACCCTCGCTGCCCGAATCGGCGGGCAGGCCGTCGGGATCGCTGCCGAGACCGGATCCGCGCGCATCTTCGGACAGCTCGACCGGCTCGACCAGACACTGGCCCCCGCAACAGGCGAGGACGGCGTCGCCGAGTTCCGAGCCTCACTCGACCGAATCGTTCTGCATCCTGCCTGA
- a CDS encoding DUF6302 family protein translates to MQWSSHPDPCFVVEWGERPLTLEGDRTATTLGRFYGYSEAAIAAFMGRCHKSPSSAVPEPCSPTAP, encoded by the coding sequence GTGCAGTGGTCGTCTCACCCGGATCCCTGCTTCGTTGTCGAGTGGGGGGAGAGACCACTCACGCTCGAGGGCGACCGCACTGCCACCACCCTGGGGCGCTTCTACGGCTACAGCGAAGCAGCCATAGCGGCCTTCATGGGGCGGTGCCACAAGTCCCCCTCTTCGGCCGTGCCCGAACCGTGTTCCCCCACGGCACCGTAG
- a CDS encoding DUF5999 family protein, whose product MCAHNPPCPTAMAPDREAARPVAHRPEQGWSLLCNGVLVFEDTGELLPDGRIVAPHRPLALTVGSAA is encoded by the coding sequence ATGTGTGCGCACAACCCGCCGTGCCCCACGGCCATGGCTCCCGACAGGGAGGCCGCGCGACCCGTCGCGCACCGCCCTGAGCAGGGCTGGAGCCTGCTGTGCAACGGAGTGCTTGTCTTCGAGGACACCGGAGAACTCCTCCCCGACGGCCGTATCGTCGCCCCCCACCGGCCGCTCGCGCTCACGGTCGGAAGCGCGGCATGA
- a CDS encoding FxLD family lanthipeptide, giving the protein MTRIVTKSTTQVQEPTAGGQSDGFDLNVSLLEVSDAAGLTVLTDDGCGSSCGACVTFTD; this is encoded by the coding sequence ATGACGCGAATCGTCACCAAGAGCACCACCCAGGTCCAGGAGCCGACGGCTGGCGGCCAGTCGGACGGGTTCGACCTGAACGTCTCCCTCCTGGAGGTGTCCGACGCGGCCGGGCTGACCGTTCTGACCGACGACGGGTGCGGAAGCTCCTGCGGTGCCTGCGTCACCTTCACCGACTGA